In Rhineura floridana isolate rRhiFlo1 chromosome 6, rRhiFlo1.hap2, whole genome shotgun sequence, one genomic interval encodes:
- the ZNF644 gene encoding zinc finger protein 644 isoform X2, translating into MDETEINTQITGAKEGLLDDSNSEKKSSILKSQECETSFQKNTLALPEELSRDKSEKALSGGQMSLFIHSSAPTVSTENFILPTGTVVNGPVSHSTSIMKKGSLSLTTAQTVGHQADSCSTVTVVHDCQLPTKTSTQNSSQHQLLFLLPEAAHAKNLTHSIKNLPPSASVACDIQPSIGKSIKSDSTLVSQVEACEDSKSLLEKDGSNKSLTGTSSGTGDFGTESDTNWDPQKEFIEFLMTSEETVEKSPVQPKMGVQKRRKRKMDVSKITRYTEDCFNESNYIHDNSESLDVEFLEQSENLQVIESQKYSLAKVKPESTDEELEVVDAIQQLIYNPSNKCADDTSPVHTSTFLSNTLLNKCEQDDLESPSNFSTDEPSFYPCTKCNVNFREKKHLHRHMMYHLDGNSHFRHLNVPRPYACRECGRTFRDRNSLLKHMIIHQERRQKLMEEIRELKELQDEGRSARLQCPQCVFGTNCPKTFVQHAKTHEKDKRYYCCEECNFMAVTENELECHRGIAHGAVVKCSMITTDISQRKIQKKALVKDSYMESSKKSADYMCKMCPFTTSARSILKKHMEYLHPTSCIDPFGSRLRLEKRKSHIIEEPLEFVSRTKHLIKQSSAFPKNSVLKQDIKRPFGSAFQSSNFAKLHRRPPRIQKARKSVAQSAVSVYGQSSTDKPILYRNSTGQKSKYLHHAEKQKASVKANSNYLYRYKHEKHGIKKSSSPYLLHLKREATRSVRSLPLLSSNNSHGRFIMDSLNYDAKRPGIYKDKHVTVKRLVKRPKREGSVTGDDLDSYPDFLHKMTVVVLQKLAGKKDSYETEDESSWDNVELYDYTTRSVEDDSYSDINQEHVNLFPLFKGKMEEETGGKSSLRYEQNDGFYFEYYEDGESSNYLHDFQDPHNLENIGTTLPKHNSVFHWTDLSLEKKNCPYCPATFETGVGLSNHVRGHLHRAGLSYEARHVVSPEQIATSDKMQHFKRTVTGTPVKRVRKAIEKSESSSEHTCQLCGGWFDTKIGLSNHVRGHLKRLGKTKWDAHKSPICVLNEMMQNEEKYEKILKALNSRRIIPRPFVAQKLSSNDEFLSQNVIPLEAYRNGLKTEDISVSASEEEGLSFLNECDEAKSVLHDDKKNQSVTLIELLKNKRLGEERNPDTSPQKIHNQTARKRFVQKCVLPLDEDSPLMYQPQKMDLTMQSAIDCKQKKSRSRSGSKKKILPLPHGADEVYILRCRFCGLVFRGPLSVQEDWIKHLQRHIVNANLPRTGAGMVEVTSLLKKPASITETSFSFLMAEAAS; encoded by the exons ATGGATGAAACAGAGATCAATACTCAGATCACTGGTGCTAAAGAAGGACTTCTAGATGATAGCAACTCTGAAAAGAAGAGCAGCATTCTCAAATCACAAGAATGTGAAACGTCATTTCAGAAAAATACATTAGCTCTGCCTGAAGAGTTATCAAGGGACAAGTCTGAAAAAGCCTTAAGTGGAGGCCAAATGTCTCTGTTTATACACTCTAGTGCTCCTACTGTTTCAACTGAAAATTTTATTCTGCCTACAGGAACTGTTGTTAATGGACCAGTTTCACACTCCACTTCCATTATGAAAAAAGGCAGCCTTTCATTAACCACTGCACAAACTGTGGGCCATCAGGCAGATTCTTGCTCAACTGTGACGGTGGTACATGATTGCCAACTTCCCACAAAGACTTCGACCCAAAATTCAAGTCAGCACCAACTTTTGTTTTTGTTACCTGAAGCAGCACATGCTAAGAACCTAACACATTCCATAAAAAATCTACCTCCCTCTGCTTCTGTTGCTTGTGACATACAGCCATCTATAGGAAAAAGCATAAAATCAGATAGCACTTTAGTCAGCCAAGTAGAAGCGTGTGAGGATAGCAAAAGTTTGCTAGAAAAAGATGGTAGTAACAAATCATTGACAGGCACATCCTCAGGTACAGGTGACTTTGGAACTGAAAGTGATACAAACTGGGATCCACAGAAGGAGTTTATAGAATTTCTCATGACAAGTGAAGAAACGGTAGAGAAGTCACCAGTTCAGCCTAAAATGGGTGtacaaaaaaggagaaaaagaaagatGGATGTTAGCAAAATAACACGTTATACTGAGGACTGTTTTAATGAATCAAATTATATTCATGACAACTCAGAATCACTAGATGTTGAATTTTTGGAGCAGAGTGAGAATCTACAAGTAATAGAATCGCAGAAATATTCATTAGCAAAAGTGAAGCCTGAATCAACAGATGAGGAATTGGAAGTTGTGGATGCCATCCAACAATTAATTTATAATCCAAGTAataaatgtgcagatgatacttCTCCTGTTCACACTAGCACTTTTCTTTCTAATACTCTGTTAAACAAATGTGAACAAGATGATTTGGAATCACCATCTAATTTCAGTACTGATGAGCCATCATTTTATCCCTGTACAAAGTGCAATGTGAATTTTAGGGAAAAGAAGCACCTGCACAGGCACATGATGTATCATTTGGATGGCAATAGTCACTTTCGTCATTTAAATGTTCCAAGGCCTTATGCATGTAGGGAATGTGGCCGGACCTTTCGAGACCGTAATTCCCTTCTTAAACATATGATAATTCACCAGGAAAGAAGACAGAAACTGATGGAGGAAATTCGTGAATTGAAAGAACTTCAGGATGAGGGTAGGAGTGCACGGTTACAGTGTCCACAATGTGTATTTGGTACCAATTGTCCCAAAACCTTTGTGCAGCATGCTAAAACCCATGAGAAAGATAAAAGGTACTACTGCTGTGAAGAATGTAACTTTATGGCAGTGACAGAGAATGAGCTTGAATGTCATCGAGGGATTGCCCATGGTGCAGTGGTGAAATGTTCAATGATCACTACAGATATATCCCAGAGAAAAATACAGAAGAAGGCATTAGTGAAAGATTCCTACATGGAATCATCAAAAAAGTCAGCTGACTATATGTGCAAAATGTGTCCATTTACTACATCAGCcagaagcattttaaaaaaacatatggaATATTTGCATCCAACATCATGCATAGATCCTTTTGGTAGCCGTCTTAGactagaaaaaagaaaaagtcacATTATAGAAGAACCTTTAGAATTTGTTAGCAGGACTAAACATTTAATCAAACAATCATCTGCCTTTCCAAAGAACTCTGTTTTAAAACAAGATATAAAAAGACCATTTGGCTCTGCATTCCAGTCAAGTAACTTTGCAAAACTTCACAGGAGACCCCCCAGGATACAGAAGGCTCGGAAAAGCGTTGCACAGTCAGCTGTAAGTGTGTATGGTCAAAGCTCTACAGACAAGCCTATTTTGTATAGAAATAGCACTGGCCAAAAATCTAAATATTTGCATCATGCAGAAAAGCAAAAGGCTAGTGTCAAAGCTAACAGTAATTATTTATATAGATACAAACATGAAAAGCATGGGATTAAAAAATCTAGCAGCCCTTATCTTTTACATTtaaaaagggaagctacaagatcTGTCAGGTCCTTACCTTTATTGTCTTCAAATAATTCTCATGGTAGATTTATTATGGATTCTCTAAATTATGATGCAAAAAGACCAGGAATCTATAAAGATAAGCATGTAACTGTAAAAAGATTGGTTAAAAGACCAAAAAGGGAAGGCTCTGTAACAGGAGATGATTTGGACAGTTATCCAGACTTTCTACATAAAAtgactgttgttgttttgcagaAACTTGCTGGGAAAAAAGACAGCTATGAAACGGAGGATGAAAGTTCATGGGATAATGTTGAACTGTATGATTACACTACACGGTCTGTGGAGGATGATTCTTACAGTGATATTAATCAGGAGCATGTAAACCTGTTCCCTTTATTTAAAGgtaaaatggaagaagaaactggtGGTAAATCCTCTCTTAGATATGAGCAAAATGATGGATTTTATTTTGAGTATTATGAAGATGGCGAAAGTAGCAATTATCTGCATGATTTTCAAGATCCTCATAATTTAGAAAACATAGGCACAACATTGCCAAAGCATAACTCTGTTTTCCATTGGACTGACTTATCACTTGAGAAAAAAAACTGTCCATATTGTCCAGCAACTTTTGAAACAGGTGTTGGATTGTCTAATCACGTCCGCGGGCATCTTCACAGAGCTGGGTTAAGCTATGAAGCCCGTCATGTTGTCTCACCTGAGCAGATAGCAACAAGCGAcaaaatgcagcatttcaaaagaACTGTAACAGGAACCCCTGTTAAACGAGTTAGAAAAG CTATTGAGAAATCAGAAAGTTCTTCAGAACATACATGCCAGCTCTGTGGAGGTTGGTTTGACACTAAAATAGGATTATCTAATCATGTTCGAGGACACCTAAAAAGGCTTGGTAAAACCAAATGGGATGCACACAAATCTCCAATCTGCGTTCTAAATGAGATGAtgcaaaatgaagaaaaatatgaaaaaatcCTGAAGGCATTGAACAGTCGGCGTATTATTCCCAGACCATTTGTTGCTCAGAAACTTTCATCAAATGATGAGTTTTTATCTCAAAATGTTATACCTCTTGAAGCATACCGCAATGGCCTAAAGACTGAAGATATATCTGTATCTGCATCAGAGGAAGAAGGGCTGAGTTTCCTCAATGAATGTGATGAAGCAAAATCAGTACTACATGATGACAAAAAAAATCAGTCAGTCACACTGATAGaacttttgaaaaataaaaggtTAGGAGAAGAAAGAAATCCTGATACCTCTCCTCAAAAGATCCATAATCAAACTGCAAGAAAGAGGTTTGTTCAAAAATGTGTTCTTCCATTAGATGAAGACAGTCCTTTGATGTATCAGCCACAAAAAATGGACTTGACTATGCAGTCAG
- the ZNF644 gene encoding zinc finger protein 644 isoform X4, giving the protein MDETEINTQITGAKEGLLDDSNSEKKSSILKSQECETSFQKNTLALPEELSRDKSEKALSGGQMSLFIHSSAPTVSTENFILPTGTVVNGPVSHSTSIMKKGSLSLTTAQTVGHQADSCSTVTVVHDCQLPTKTSTQNSSQHQLLFLLPEAAHAKNLTHSIKNLPPSASVACDIQPSIGKSIKSDSTLVSQVEACEDSKSLLEKDGSNKSLTGTSSGTGDFGTESDTNWDPQKEFIEFLMTSEETVEKSPVQPKMGVQKRRKRKMDVSKITRYTEDCFNESNYIHDNSESLDVEFLEQSENLQVIESQKYSLAKVKPESTDEELEVVDAIQQLIYNPSNKCADDTSPVHTSTFLSNTLLNKCEQDDLESPSNFSTDEPSFYPCTKCNVNFREKKHLHRHMMYHLDGNSHFRHLNVPRPYACRECGRTFRDRNSLLKHMIIHQERRQKLMEEIRELKELQDEGRSARLQCPQCVFGTNCPKTFVQHAKTHEKDKRYYCCEECNFMAVTENELECHRGIAHGAVVKCSMITTDISQRKIQKKALVKDSYMESSKKSADYMCKMCPFTTSARSILKKHMEYLHPTSCIDPFGSRLRLEKRKSHIIEEPLEFVSRTKHLIKQSSAFPKNSVLKQDIKRPFGSAFQSSNFAKLHRRPPRIQKARKSVAQSAKLAGKKDSYETEDESSWDNVELYDYTTRSVEDDSYSDINQEHVNLFPLFKGKMEEETGGKSSLRYEQNDGFYFEYYEDGESSNYLHDFQDPHNLENIGTTLPKHNSVFHWTDLSLEKKNCPYCPATFETGVGLSNHVRGHLHRAGLSYEARHVVSPEQIATSDKMQHFKRTVTGTPVKRVRKAIEKSESSSEHTCQLCGGWFDTKIGLSNHVRGHLKRLGKTKWDAHKSPICVLNEMMQNEEKYEKILKALNSRRIIPRPFVAQKLSSNDEFLSQNVIPLEAYRNGLKTEDISVSASEEEGLSFLNECDEAKSVLHDDKKNQSVTLIELLKNKRLGEERNPDTSPQKIHNQTARKRFVQKCVLPLDEDSPLMYQPQKMDLTMQSAIDCKQKKSRSRSGSKKKILPLPHGADEVYILRCRFCGLVFRGPLSVQEDWIKHLQRHIVNANLPRTGAGMVEVTSLLKKPASITETSFSFLMAEAAS; this is encoded by the exons ATGGATGAAACAGAGATCAATACTCAGATCACTGGTGCTAAAGAAGGACTTCTAGATGATAGCAACTCTGAAAAGAAGAGCAGCATTCTCAAATCACAAGAATGTGAAACGTCATTTCAGAAAAATACATTAGCTCTGCCTGAAGAGTTATCAAGGGACAAGTCTGAAAAAGCCTTAAGTGGAGGCCAAATGTCTCTGTTTATACACTCTAGTGCTCCTACTGTTTCAACTGAAAATTTTATTCTGCCTACAGGAACTGTTGTTAATGGACCAGTTTCACACTCCACTTCCATTATGAAAAAAGGCAGCCTTTCATTAACCACTGCACAAACTGTGGGCCATCAGGCAGATTCTTGCTCAACTGTGACGGTGGTACATGATTGCCAACTTCCCACAAAGACTTCGACCCAAAATTCAAGTCAGCACCAACTTTTGTTTTTGTTACCTGAAGCAGCACATGCTAAGAACCTAACACATTCCATAAAAAATCTACCTCCCTCTGCTTCTGTTGCTTGTGACATACAGCCATCTATAGGAAAAAGCATAAAATCAGATAGCACTTTAGTCAGCCAAGTAGAAGCGTGTGAGGATAGCAAAAGTTTGCTAGAAAAAGATGGTAGTAACAAATCATTGACAGGCACATCCTCAGGTACAGGTGACTTTGGAACTGAAAGTGATACAAACTGGGATCCACAGAAGGAGTTTATAGAATTTCTCATGACAAGTGAAGAAACGGTAGAGAAGTCACCAGTTCAGCCTAAAATGGGTGtacaaaaaaggagaaaaagaaagatGGATGTTAGCAAAATAACACGTTATACTGAGGACTGTTTTAATGAATCAAATTATATTCATGACAACTCAGAATCACTAGATGTTGAATTTTTGGAGCAGAGTGAGAATCTACAAGTAATAGAATCGCAGAAATATTCATTAGCAAAAGTGAAGCCTGAATCAACAGATGAGGAATTGGAAGTTGTGGATGCCATCCAACAATTAATTTATAATCCAAGTAataaatgtgcagatgatacttCTCCTGTTCACACTAGCACTTTTCTTTCTAATACTCTGTTAAACAAATGTGAACAAGATGATTTGGAATCACCATCTAATTTCAGTACTGATGAGCCATCATTTTATCCCTGTACAAAGTGCAATGTGAATTTTAGGGAAAAGAAGCACCTGCACAGGCACATGATGTATCATTTGGATGGCAATAGTCACTTTCGTCATTTAAATGTTCCAAGGCCTTATGCATGTAGGGAATGTGGCCGGACCTTTCGAGACCGTAATTCCCTTCTTAAACATATGATAATTCACCAGGAAAGAAGACAGAAACTGATGGAGGAAATTCGTGAATTGAAAGAACTTCAGGATGAGGGTAGGAGTGCACGGTTACAGTGTCCACAATGTGTATTTGGTACCAATTGTCCCAAAACCTTTGTGCAGCATGCTAAAACCCATGAGAAAGATAAAAGGTACTACTGCTGTGAAGAATGTAACTTTATGGCAGTGACAGAGAATGAGCTTGAATGTCATCGAGGGATTGCCCATGGTGCAGTGGTGAAATGTTCAATGATCACTACAGATATATCCCAGAGAAAAATACAGAAGAAGGCATTAGTGAAAGATTCCTACATGGAATCATCAAAAAAGTCAGCTGACTATATGTGCAAAATGTGTCCATTTACTACATCAGCcagaagcattttaaaaaaacatatggaATATTTGCATCCAACATCATGCATAGATCCTTTTGGTAGCCGTCTTAGactagaaaaaagaaaaagtcacATTATAGAAGAACCTTTAGAATTTGTTAGCAGGACTAAACATTTAATCAAACAATCATCTGCCTTTCCAAAGAACTCTGTTTTAAAACAAGATATAAAAAGACCATTTGGCTCTGCATTCCAGTCAAGTAACTTTGCAAAACTTCACAGGAGACCCCCCAGGATACAGAAGGCTCGGAAAAGCGTTGCACAGTCAGCT aAACTTGCTGGGAAAAAAGACAGCTATGAAACGGAGGATGAAAGTTCATGGGATAATGTTGAACTGTATGATTACACTACACGGTCTGTGGAGGATGATTCTTACAGTGATATTAATCAGGAGCATGTAAACCTGTTCCCTTTATTTAAAGgtaaaatggaagaagaaactggtGGTAAATCCTCTCTTAGATATGAGCAAAATGATGGATTTTATTTTGAGTATTATGAAGATGGCGAAAGTAGCAATTATCTGCATGATTTTCAAGATCCTCATAATTTAGAAAACATAGGCACAACATTGCCAAAGCATAACTCTGTTTTCCATTGGACTGACTTATCACTTGAGAAAAAAAACTGTCCATATTGTCCAGCAACTTTTGAAACAGGTGTTGGATTGTCTAATCACGTCCGCGGGCATCTTCACAGAGCTGGGTTAAGCTATGAAGCCCGTCATGTTGTCTCACCTGAGCAGATAGCAACAAGCGAcaaaatgcagcatttcaaaagaACTGTAACAGGAACCCCTGTTAAACGAGTTAGAAAAG CTATTGAGAAATCAGAAAGTTCTTCAGAACATACATGCCAGCTCTGTGGAGGTTGGTTTGACACTAAAATAGGATTATCTAATCATGTTCGAGGACACCTAAAAAGGCTTGGTAAAACCAAATGGGATGCACACAAATCTCCAATCTGCGTTCTAAATGAGATGAtgcaaaatgaagaaaaatatgaaaaaatcCTGAAGGCATTGAACAGTCGGCGTATTATTCCCAGACCATTTGTTGCTCAGAAACTTTCATCAAATGATGAGTTTTTATCTCAAAATGTTATACCTCTTGAAGCATACCGCAATGGCCTAAAGACTGAAGATATATCTGTATCTGCATCAGAGGAAGAAGGGCTGAGTTTCCTCAATGAATGTGATGAAGCAAAATCAGTACTACATGATGACAAAAAAAATCAGTCAGTCACACTGATAGaacttttgaaaaataaaaggtTAGGAGAAGAAAGAAATCCTGATACCTCTCCTCAAAAGATCCATAATCAAACTGCAAGAAAGAGGTTTGTTCAAAAATGTGTTCTTCCATTAGATGAAGACAGTCCTTTGATGTATCAGCCACAAAAAATGGACTTGACTATGCAGTCAG